A single region of the Pseudomonas sp. B21-023 genome encodes:
- a CDS encoding SdiA-regulated domain-containing protein codes for MPSPSRASVSPKRPFYRRWPFGLAAAAVIGYGVISAMHWDDRGLLWIKEGFESQAERQESIWLPSYVVDIDAKPLPGMERDEASDLAFNPHTRSLFAVMGKHPFLVELTLDGDVLRKIPLVGWSNPEGVAVLEDGQIAIVDERNHDLTLVKVDAGTTSLNRADYQPYDLGDADEGNKGFEAIAWDLMRQRLVIGAERPPRMFTWNTDGRSPLKGQKQPLASDELDLRNLSALGIDPRTGHLLALSADSNMLLELDEKGEQVSFMTLLGGFNGLADTIPRAEGVAMDDQGNLYMVSEPNLFYRFKKN; via the coding sequence ATGCCCTCTCCCTCCCGCGCTTCCGTGTCTCCCAAGCGCCCCTTTTACCGGCGCTGGCCGTTCGGCCTGGCAGCAGCAGCGGTTATCGGCTATGGCGTCATATCTGCCATGCACTGGGACGACCGCGGCCTGCTGTGGATAAAGGAAGGTTTCGAAAGCCAGGCTGAACGCCAGGAAAGCATCTGGTTGCCCAGCTACGTGGTCGACATCGATGCCAAACCGTTGCCCGGCATGGAGCGTGACGAGGCGTCGGACCTGGCGTTCAACCCGCACACCCGGTCGTTGTTCGCAGTCATGGGCAAGCACCCGTTCCTGGTCGAGCTCACCCTGGATGGCGACGTGTTGCGCAAGATTCCCCTGGTGGGCTGGTCCAACCCGGAAGGTGTGGCGGTGCTTGAGGATGGCCAGATCGCCATCGTCGATGAGCGCAACCATGACCTGACGCTGGTCAAGGTGGATGCCGGCACCACGTCGCTGAACCGCGCCGACTACCAGCCCTACGACCTGGGCGACGCTGATGAAGGCAACAAGGGCTTCGAGGCCATTGCCTGGGACCTGATGCGCCAGCGCCTGGTCATAGGCGCCGAGCGGCCGCCCAGGATGTTCACCTGGAACACCGATGGGCGCAGCCCGCTCAAGGGCCAGAAGCAGCCGCTGGCCAGCGACGAACTGGATCTGCGCAACTTGTCCGCGCTGGGTATCGACCCGCGCACAGGGCATCTGCTGGCATTGTCGGCAGACTCCAACATGCTGCTCGAGCTTGACGAAAAGGGTGAGCAGGTCAGCTTCATGACCCTGCTGGGCGGCTTCAATGGCCTGGCTGACACCATTCCGCGGGCCGAGGGAGTGGCAATGGACGATCAGGGCAACCTGTACATGGTCAGCGAGCCGAATCTGTTCTATCGCTTCAAAAAGAACTGA
- a CDS encoding SdiA-regulated domain-containing protein — translation MRRHVRLIFALFVFVCLLVLGAAGHEFRLFERGWFNLKTWWQPAEQSIGLDRYQVVLEARPIEGLDDDISALTYDPDRKSLFTVTNARSELIELSLDGRILRRVPLTGFGDPEAVEYIGPNSYVITDERQQRLIRVRLDDDTLFLDASDAEQLSLGIGLNGNKGFEGLAYDSAGKRLFVAKERDPMMIYEVHGFPHDNPDKPYAVHVVQDRKRDRRLFVRDLSSLQFDERSGHLLALSDESRLVLELDVKGRPLSTLSLRKGFQGLKQTVPQAEGIAMDDAGTIYLVSEPNLFYVFKQP, via the coding sequence ATGCGCCGCCACGTTCGCCTGATCTTCGCCCTCTTCGTGTTTGTCTGCCTGCTCGTGCTGGGGGCTGCCGGGCACGAGTTCCGCTTGTTCGAGCGGGGCTGGTTCAACCTCAAGACCTGGTGGCAGCCGGCTGAGCAGAGCATCGGCCTGGATCGTTACCAGGTGGTGCTCGAGGCCAGGCCTATCGAGGGCCTGGACGACGACATCTCGGCGTTGACCTACGACCCCGATCGCAAGAGCCTGTTCACCGTCACCAATGCTCGGTCGGAGCTGATCGAGTTGTCACTGGATGGCCGTATCCTGCGCCGTGTCCCGCTGACCGGCTTCGGCGACCCCGAGGCGGTGGAGTACATCGGGCCCAACAGCTACGTGATCACCGATGAGCGCCAGCAGCGGCTGATTCGTGTGCGCCTGGACGATGACACCCTGTTCCTCGACGCCAGCGATGCCGAGCAGCTGTCCCTGGGCATCGGCCTGAACGGCAACAAGGGGTTCGAGGGTCTGGCCTACGACTCGGCAGGCAAGCGCCTGTTCGTGGCCAAGGAACGGGACCCGATGATGATCTACGAGGTGCACGGCTTTCCCCACGACAATCCCGACAAACCCTACGCTGTGCATGTGGTGCAGGATCGCAAGCGCGACCGGCGGTTGTTCGTGAGGGATCTGTCGAGCCTGCAGTTCGACGAACGCAGCGGGCACCTGCTGGCGCTGTCCGACGAGTCGCGGCTGGTGCTGGAGCTTGATGTGAAGGGGCGGCCGCTGAGTACCCTGTCATTGCGCAAGGGTTTCCAGGGGTTGAAGCAGACCGTTCCACAAGCGGAGGGGATTGCGATGGACGATGCCGGGACCATCTATCTGGTCAGTGAGCCGAACCTGTTCTATGTGTTCAAGCAGCCTTGA
- the rpiA gene encoding ribose-5-phosphate isomerase RpiA gives MTQDQLKQAVAQAAVDLILPKLDEKSVVGVGTGSTANFFIDALAQHKTAFDGAVASSEATAQRLKGHGIPVYELNSVSELEFYVDGADESDAHLNLIKGGGAALTREKIVAAVAKTFICIADASKLVPVLGAFPLPVEVIPMARSHVARQLVKLGGDPVYREGVVTDNGNVILDVHNLQITNPVELESQINAIVGVVTNGLFAARPADVLLLGTAEGVKSLKAE, from the coding sequence ATGACCCAGGACCAACTCAAACAGGCCGTCGCCCAGGCCGCCGTCGACCTCATCCTGCCGAAACTGGATGAGAAAAGCGTCGTCGGCGTTGGCACAGGCTCGACCGCCAACTTCTTCATCGACGCCCTGGCCCAGCACAAGACCGCCTTCGACGGCGCCGTCGCCAGCTCCGAAGCCACCGCACAGCGCCTGAAGGGCCATGGCATCCCGGTTTACGAGCTGAACAGCGTCAGCGAGCTGGAGTTCTACGTGGACGGCGCCGACGAGAGCGATGCCCATCTCAACCTGATCAAGGGCGGCGGCGCGGCCCTGACCCGCGAGAAGATCGTCGCGGCAGTGGCCAAGACCTTCATCTGCATCGCCGACGCCAGCAAGCTGGTGCCGGTGCTGGGTGCCTTCCCTCTGCCGGTCGAGGTCATCCCGATGGCCCGCAGCCACGTGGCGCGCCAGCTGGTCAAGCTGGGCGGCGACCCGGTCTATCGCGAAGGCGTGGTAACCGACAACGGCAACGTCATCCTCGACGTGCACAACCTGCAGATCACCAACCCGGTGGAGCTGGAAAGCCAGATCAACGCGATCGTCGGCGTGGTTACCAATGGTCTGTTCGCGGCGCGGCCGGCGGATGTGCTGTTGTTGGGGACCGCTGAAGGCGTGAAGAGCCTGAAGGCCGAGTAA
- the ilvA gene encoding threonine ammonia-lyase, biosynthetic: MLEQYVKKILTSRVYDVAVETPLHTAGQLSKRLGNTVLLKREDLQPVFSFKIRGAYNKLAQLSAEELARGVVTASAGNHAQGLALAARELGIKATIVMPKTTPEIKIEGVRSRGGKVLLHGDSFPEALAYSLKLVEEKGFVYIHPYDDPHTIAGQGTVAMEILRQHPGQLDAIFVPVGGGGLIAGIAAYVKYLRPEIKVIGVEPDDSNCLQAAMAAGERVVLPQVGLFADGVAVAQIGQHTFDICRHHVDEVITVSTDEICAAIKDIYDDTRSITEPAGALGVAGIKKYVELKGVAGQTLVAIDSGANVNFDRLRHVAERAELGEKREAIIAVTIPERPGSFKAFCEAIGKRQITEFNYRKHTSDEAHIFVGVQTHPETDPRAALVQQLTEQGFPVTDLTDNELAKLHIRHMVGGHSAGASDEMVLRFEFPERPGALFNFLNKLGGRWNISMFHYRNHGAADGRVVAGLQVPEDERHLVPAALAKIGYPYWDETENPAYRLFLG; this comes from the coding sequence ATGCTCGAACAGTACGTCAAGAAGATCCTCACCTCGCGCGTCTACGACGTTGCTGTCGAAACCCCGCTGCACACTGCCGGGCAACTGAGCAAGCGCCTGGGCAACACGGTGCTGCTCAAGCGCGAGGACCTGCAGCCGGTGTTCTCGTTCAAGATCCGCGGGGCCTACAACAAGCTGGCGCAACTGAGCGCCGAGGAACTGGCCCGTGGGGTGGTCACCGCCTCCGCCGGCAACCACGCCCAGGGCCTGGCCCTGGCGGCGCGGGAGCTGGGTATCAAGGCGACCATCGTCATGCCCAAGACCACCCCGGAGATCAAGATCGAAGGCGTGCGCTCGCGGGGCGGCAAGGTGCTGTTGCATGGTGACAGCTTCCCCGAGGCGCTGGCCTACTCGCTGAAGCTGGTGGAGGAGAAAGGCTTCGTCTATATCCACCCCTACGATGATCCACACACAATTGCCGGACAGGGCACGGTGGCCATGGAAATCCTGCGCCAGCACCCGGGCCAGCTGGACGCGATCTTCGTGCCGGTCGGCGGCGGCGGTCTGATCGCCGGTATCGCTGCCTACGTGAAATACCTGCGCCCGGAAATCAAGGTCATCGGCGTCGAGCCAGACGATTCCAACTGCCTGCAGGCCGCGATGGCCGCCGGTGAGCGCGTGGTGCTGCCGCAGGTCGGGCTGTTCGCCGACGGCGTGGCGGTGGCGCAGATCGGCCAGCACACCTTCGATATCTGCCGTCATCATGTGGATGAAGTGATCACCGTCAGCACCGATGAGATCTGTGCAGCAATCAAGGATATCTACGACGATACCCGCTCGATCACCGAACCTGCCGGTGCTCTCGGTGTTGCCGGGATCAAGAAGTACGTCGAGCTCAAGGGTGTGGCCGGACAGACCCTGGTAGCCATCGACTCGGGCGCCAACGTCAACTTCGACCGCCTGCGGCATGTGGCCGAGCGCGCCGAGCTGGGCGAGAAGCGCGAGGCGATCATCGCCGTGACCATCCCCGAGCGCCCGGGCAGCTTCAAGGCCTTCTGCGAGGCTATCGGCAAGCGCCAGATCACTGAATTCAACTACCGCAAGCACACTTCTGACGAGGCGCACATCTTCGTCGGCGTGCAGACTCACCCGGAAACCGACCCGCGTGCGGCATTGGTACAACAGCTGACGGAGCAAGGTTTCCCAGTCACAGACCTGACCGACAACGAATTGGCCAAGCTGCATATCCGCCACATGGTGGGTGGCCATTCGGCCGGCGCCAGCGACGAAATGGTGCTGCGCTTCGAGTTTCCGGAGCGGCCCGGTGCCCTGTTCAATTTCCTCAACAAGCTGGGCGGGCGTTGGAACATCTCGATGTTCCACTACCGCAACCACGGCGCCGCCGACGGGCGCGTGGTCGCGGGCCTGCAGGTGCCGGAGGATGAGCGTCACCTGGTGCCGGCGGCCCTGGCCAAGATCGGCTATCCATACTGGGACGAGACCGAGAACCCGGCTTACCGGCTATTCTTGGGCTGA
- a CDS encoding DUF2269 family protein translates to MEHLTTLKTLHILATALLLLGALGLAGWTWHARRKGDAEAYAKLLRRPLVFVWLLLGLCLLSMPFTGWWLVHLVGWPLGQTWVLASSVIYTLGAFAVWWLVARLNRLRKAEAVGLKFTLALAVFSGVCLLSIAGLMGAKPV, encoded by the coding sequence ATGGAACACCTGACCACCCTCAAGACCCTGCACATCCTCGCCACGGCCCTGTTGCTGCTTGGCGCCCTGGGCCTGGCGGGCTGGACCTGGCATGCCCGGCGCAAGGGCGACGCCGAGGCCTATGCCAAGTTGTTGCGCCGCCCGCTGGTGTTCGTCTGGCTGCTGCTGGGGCTGTGCCTGCTGAGCATGCCGTTCACCGGCTGGTGGCTGGTGCATCTGGTCGGCTGGCCGCTGGGGCAGACCTGGGTGCTGGCCTCCAGCGTCATCTATACCCTTGGCGCGTTTGCCGTGTGGTGGCTGGTGGCGCGCCTCAACCGGCTGCGCAAGGCCGAAGCCGTCGGCTTGAAGTTCACCTTGGCGCTGGCGGTGTTCAGCGGTGTGTGCTTACTGTCCATCGCCGGCCTGATGGGCGCCAAGCCGGTCTGA
- a CDS encoding RNA pyrophosphohydrolase, producing the protein MIDPDGFRPNVGIILTNDAGQVLWARRINQDAWQFPQGGINPDETPEDALYRELNEEVGLERQDVEILACTRGWLRYRLPQRLVRTHSQPLCIGQKQKWFLLRLVSNEQRVRMDLTGKPEFDGWRWVSYWYPLGQVVTFKREVYRRALKELAPRLLTRD; encoded by the coding sequence GTGATCGACCCGGATGGTTTTCGCCCCAATGTCGGGATCATTCTCACGAATGATGCCGGGCAGGTGCTATGGGCTCGGCGGATCAACCAGGATGCCTGGCAGTTTCCACAGGGGGGTATCAACCCTGACGAAACGCCGGAAGATGCCCTGTACCGCGAGCTGAACGAAGAAGTAGGCCTGGAACGCCAGGATGTGGAAATTCTTGCCTGCACCCGTGGCTGGTTGCGTTATCGTTTACCCCAGCGCCTGGTGCGCACCCACAGCCAGCCGTTGTGTATCGGCCAGAAACAGAAGTGGTTCCTGCTACGCCTGGTGAGCAATGAGCAACGGGTGCGCATGGACCTGACCGGCAAGCCGGAATTCGATGGCTGGCGCTGGGTCAGCTACTGGTATCCGCTGGGCCAGGTGGTGACATTCAAGCGCGAGGTATACCGCCGCGCCCTGAAAGAGCTAGCCCCGCGCCTGCTGACGCGCGACTGA